The window CACGGCGTGGGCGATAATCTCGTTATAGACGCCGGGGGTCTCCAAAAACACGCCGAGGATTTCGCGGCTGGAACCGGTGGTGGACACAAGGCGTATATCGATCTGCTTGCTGCCCGTGTCTGCCACGACTTTGTCCTGTATAATAGAAAGACATTCTTTAAGGGCTTTGACGGGGTCGCCGTGGGTGCGGCCATAGTGGCTTGCCACGATCTCGTCTGTTTCCATATCCACAAGGCAGGCCTTGGTCGTAGTGGAACCGCCGTCAACGCCGAGTATGTATTTTCTGCCCGCCTGAACTTTGCCGTCGGCTTTATCAAAACTCTTTACTTTTCCCGTCCAGTCCTTGAGGGCCCCCAGGGAGCCGAAACGTATGGCGTTGGGTTTGAGGAGCTTGTCCACCGGGGGAAGGGGGCTGCCCGACTGGGGGGCCAGGACTGCGGCGCCCAGGGCTTCAAAGACCGAAGCCGCGTCGGGAATGATAAATTCAATATGCGGGGCCTTGTCCCTGATAAAGCGGATGATGTGCCTGTTCAGGGTGATACCCCCTGCCAGCACTACCCTGCCTGAGGTAACTTTGGCGCGCTTCAAAAAGTCGATGACCTTGACCGCCATAACGTCCGAAAGGGAAAGGACTATATCGTCCTTGGTGGCTTCCCGCTTGTTGAGCCTGTGGGTACAATCGCTTTTCATAAAGACCGAGCAGCGGGTCGAAAGGGGATAGACCTTGGCGGTGTCAGGCACCTTGTCGATATCTTCGAGCTTCATGTCCATACGGGCAAGCTGCTGCTTGAGGAATTCGCCAGTGCCCGAGGCGCACTTGTTCCCCGAGAAGTTGTTGATGATCTTTCCGTTCTTGTCGAGGGAGTAGACCACGAGATCTTCGCCGCCCATACTCACCACGGCGTCGGCGCTCAAATTGAGGGCCTTGAGGGCCGATTCCACGCAGAGGGGCTCAAGGGTGCCTGCTGCGTCGAACATAAACCGGCCTTCGTTACCGGTAACCAGGGCGGGTATGCCCTGGGGGATATTTCCGTCCGCAATAAGCTTGCGGGTAGCGGCAGCGAAATCGCCCTCGTGGGGAACTGCGGCGCTCCATTTTACTTTACCATCTTCCGCCAAGACCATTTTAAGGCTTGTGGAACCTATGTTAATACCTAAAGATTGCATAGTACCTCTTTCCCTGACATTCCTGCCTAATTTGCTCAATATAATAGCGTTTTGTCCTGCCTGTTGCAAGCGCAGGGGTTTGCTGAAATCCAGCCGCTATATCCAAACTTTCACTCATCTATCTAAAACACTAAAAAATTCTCCTTTTTCCAAATTTTTTTCAAAATTCGCTTGACAATTTACCTAGCTTTCAGTATTATAATAACAGTTATCATTATTAAAATCAAGAGGTAAATTTGATTTTAGGATCAAGAAAGCACAGCAAGAAGCGGGATGCCATACTCGGGCTGATACGCGCCACAGAGACCCATCCCGGGGCGCAGTGGGTCTATGACCAGCTTAAGCCATCCATTCCGGATCTGTCCCTTGGCACAGTGTACCGGAACATAGCCATTTTTAAGGAAGAAGGGCTTGTGGAATCTGTGGGTGTGGTTTCGGGCGAGGAGCGTTTCGATGCGGACACTTCCCCCCACCCCCATGCGGTGTGCAAAAAGTGCGGAAAGGTCACAGACCTCTCCGAAGAAGTACAGGCGGAGTTAATCCGGAATTTTTCGGTAAATATTCCGGGTTTTTCTATTGATAAGCGCAATACCGTGTTTTATGGTATATGCATGGAGTGCAACGAGGAAACTGCGGCCCTAGGCCGTTAGCATATTTTATTTTTAAGGACGGAGAGTTATGAAGAAATGGGTATGTACAGTATGTGGTTATGTTTTTACCGGCGATCAGCCCCCTGAGGCCTGCCCCCAGTGCAAGGCGCCTGCTTCCAAATTCAAGGAGCAGACCGCCACAGGCGGTTTTGCCGCAGAGCATGTAGTCGGCGTAGCGAAAGGCGTTGAGAAAGACATCGCCGACGACCTCAGGGCTCACTTTAACGGCGAATGCTCGGAAGTGGGCATGTACCTTGCCATGAGCAGGGTTGCGGAACGCGAGGGCTATCCCGAAGTAGCGGAAGCCTACAAACGCTATGCCTTCGAAGAGGCCGAACACGCGGCCAAGTTTGCGGAACTCCTGGGCGAAGTCATCACCGACAGCACCAAGAAGAACCTGGAACTCCGGGTGGAAGCCGAACACGGCGCCTGCGCCGGCAAGACCGACATTGCCAAGCGCGCCAAGGAAAAAGGCTATGACGCCATCCACGACACAGTCCACGAAATGGCCCGGGACGAAGCCCGCCACTGCGCCGGCTTCACAGGCCTTCTCAAGAGATATTTCTAATTGATATTGTTCTCCCTCAGCGCGTTTTTACGCCATGCTGAGGGGGACATGCCGGTTTTATTTTTAAAAAGATGCGAAAAATGATAGGGATCTTCAAACCCCAGATCCAGGGCTGCGCTTTGAATCGTAACCCCTTCCTGCTCCAGTAGGCTCTGCGCCTTCTGAATTTTGATATGGATATAATATTGATAGGGCGTCATGGACGTGTAGGTTTTGAACACCTCGTTAAGCCATGAAGTGCTGATGCCTATTTGGTCCGCAATGGCAGTCAAATTAATCGAACCGTAGACATTGGCAATCATCAGGCTTTTAGCTTTTTCTACAATTTTCTGGTAATAATTGGGCTGATCCCTGCGCCGCTCGTAGGTTAGGATTTCGGAGATGATATCCAGAATGCAGGCGCAGGCCTTGATCTGAAAAAGGGGCTGCTGGGCTTTTACCTCGTCCAAAATCCGGTTATAGAGGGAAATGATGTAGTCCTTTAATCCTAAATTGATAAAAAAATGATCCTTTGAAAGCAGTCCCTGATCCAGAAAGCGCTTGAAAAAATCCCCGTTAAATCCAACCCAATATTCATGCCAGCCCGTTTCGGGGGCAGGCTTATACTTATGCTTCAAGCCCGGAAGGAGGAGTATCATGCTGCCGGGCAAGATATGGTAGGTTTTGCCCTCAGCCTCGAAAGTCCCCTCCCCTTTTGTGATATAGACAAAATTGAAATCCGGAAGGGAACGGCCTTCCGCTACAGAGCGGTAAATGGCCGGATGGTTCCCCCTGTTGGGCGGGTACGGCGTATTGGGCCTGGTTTCGACACTGCCTGCTGAAACGCAGAACATGCCCAGCTTGGCATCCTCGCTGCTGGAAGGGATATAATGGAGAAATGAGAGTTTATTTTCGCTGCCCTGGCCTTTCATGCCCAGACTATAGCTTGTTTTAGACATTTTCTCAATAGAAATAAACATTTACGGATCAGAAAATCCCCCTGATAATTAAGCTAGTCTATTTATGGGGTGATTATGGAACGGTTTGTTTGGAAAGCCCGGCTCCTTCCGGGGAAGCGCGAAGAATACATACGCCGCCACGATGAAATATGGCCGGAAATGACCGAACTCCTCAACAAGGCGGGAATTCACAATTATACCATCTGGCGGGCAGGCGACGAACTGATTGGCTACTACGAGGCTGAGAAAGGAATCGCTTTCGCCTCCAGTACCCAGGCAGAAAGCCCCCTGGTGGACAAGTGGAACGAGTACATGAAGGATGTAATGGTAATGGAGAAAGATCCCGCCACGGGCACCCACTACGCACTGGAACAGGTTTTTTATCACAAATAAGGAAAAAGCCGTGCAAGAATTGGCCATGCGTCTTGAATCAATAGTAAAAACCTTTCCCGGCGTCATTGCCCTGGAGAACATGAACTTCGAGCTTAAAGCAGGGGAGATTCACGCCATCTGTGGCGAGAACGGCGCCGGGAAGTCCACCCTTATGAAGGTAGTTTCGGGGGTCTATGAGCCCGATACGGGAAAGATTTTCCTTTTCGGCAAGGAAGTCACCATTAAAGGCCCTCTGGATGCCCTGTCCAAGGGGGTAGGTATCATTTACCAGGAGACAAGCCTTTTCGAAGCCATGACGGTTCTGGAGAACCTTTTTCTGGGCCGCGAGATTGTCAAAAAAGCTGGCCCTTTTTCCATCCTGGATTACAAAGCCATGGCTGCCCAGGTGGAGGAGATTTTCAAAACCCTGGGCATGACCCTTTCGCCGGACGAAAAAATCAAACACCTCGGCATGGCACAGAAGCAGATGGTAGAAATCGCCAAGGCCCTCACCTTTAAATCAAGAATCCTTATTCTCGATGAGCCTACCGCGAGCCTTACCCAGCAGGAAGTTGACTCCCTTTTCAATGTGATTCGGGATCTTCGCAGCAAAGGCGTGAGCATCGTATACATCAGCCACAGGCTGGAAGAAATTTTTACCCTCTGCGACAGGGTTACAGTTATTCGGGATGGCCGTTATATCTCCACCCGTGAAGTTTCCAAAACCAACAAGGACGAGCTTGTGGCTGACATGGTAGGCCGCAGTATGGATAATTATTATCCAAAAACAAATGTTGAAATCGGTGGGGAGCTTCTTTCGGTTAAGGGCCTTAATTGCAAAGAGCTTCTCCACAATATCGATTTTAATGTGCGCAAGGGCGAGATTCTGGGCTTTGCCGGCCTTGCCGGTTCCGGGAGGACCGAACTTGCCCAGGCACTCTGCGGCTTTACGCCCATAGAATCAGGGGATATCAGGCTTGAAGGAAAAAATGTGCGCCTTACTTCTTATAAACAGGCCATGCAGAACGGCCTTGTCTATGTATCGGAAGATCGGGGTAAGTACGGGGTCATACTCAGGATGAGCGTCAAGGACAATATCGTCATGCCCCAGCTTGATAAAATTTCCCGCCTCGGGGTGATAAACACTATTGAAGAATACGCGGTAGCGGAAAAAATGCGAAACGAAGTGGGCATTAAGGCGCCAAACACCAACTTCCCGGTGAACAACCTTTCCGGTGGGAATCAGCAGAAAGTCTCTGTCAGCAAAGCCCTGGCATTGAACCCCAAACTGCTCCTCCTTGACGAGCCCACCCGGGGGGTGGATGTAAACGCCAAGGCGGAAATACACCGCATCATAAGCAATATGGCGGCCTCGGGCCTTACCATCATGATGATATCAAGCGAGCTGCCCGAGCTTATCGGCATGTGCGACAGGATCTATGTGATGAAAGACGGAACCATTGCGGGCTCGTTTAACCGCAGCGAATTCTCCCAGGAGGAAATATTACACGTTGCCCTTGCAACGGTTGCGTAACACACATTATGAACACAAAGAAGATTTTAACCGCCGAAGCTTACCTTGGGCTTTTCCTCCTGGCAATACTTTTGCTGCTGGCTGTTTTTACCAAGGGCTTCTTTTCCATAAACAATGTGATGAGCATGCTCAACCGTTTCAGCTATGTGCTCATAGCTGCTATCGGCATGAACCTCATCATCATTACGTCCAATATCGATGTGTCCGCAGGCGCCCTGATTTCCGTGGTCTGCCTTGTCCTGGCGGCCCTCGGCAAACTCGGCCTGGGCCTCCCGGTGCTTCTCCCTGCGGCAATTATCACAGGCGGCTTACTCAGCCTGATAAACGCAGTGTTTATCACCAAGTTCAGGATTCCTGCCATTGTGGCGACTTTGGCGACTGCCCAATTGTTTTCGGGTATTTTACCCCTCGTGGTGGAAGGCTCACTTTACGACCTGCCCGCGAGTTTTACCTGGCTTGCATTTGAAGCAAAAATATTCGGGATTTTTCCTGCCAGTGTTTTGCTCATGTTCATCATCGCAATTGCAGCCCTTGTTTTTATGAATTATTCGAGGCTCTCCAAAAAAATATACGCTGTGGGCAACAACCCTGAGGCTGCGCGCCTTGCGGGCATCGACGTAAACAAAGTCGTCATCATTGCCTATGTTATTGCAGGCTGTCTATTCGGCATTACCGGAACCATCATCGCCACTGCGGGCCAGCGGGTAACTACTACCATGGGAACAGGCCTTGAAATGACCTTTATAGCCGCTGTGGTCCTGGGCGGTACCAGCGTAGCGGGGGGCAGCGGAAAAATTCTGGGGACCATTTTCGGTACTGCGGTTCTTTCGGTAATTTCCCCTGCCACTAACTACCTGGGCATAAGCTCAGACTGGTCTGACGCTATTATGGGCGCCATCATTATTGTGGCGGTCATCGTGAGCGCATTGAGAAAGGAAGTCCGCCATGGATAATGAACAAAAAAGCAAATTCAAATTCACTTTTAACTGGATTCTGGCAGCTATACTGGTGATCCTTTTTATCACCATTTCCGCAATTAACAGCGTGTTCCTTTCGTTCGGTTATCTGGCAGGCATTATGCTGAGGAACATAGTCGAAATCGGCCTCCTGGCGCTGCCGGGAACCCTCATTGTCATAACCGGGGGCATAGATCTTTCCATGGGTTCAACCCTGGTATTGAGCGCCATGGTGGGCGGTATGGCGGCAGTAACTTTCGGAAGCGCGGGCGGCATCATTGCGACCCTGTTAACCGGAGCCGGCTGCGGCCTCTTTAATGGTTTTCTTATCGCCAAAATAAAAATATCCCCCATGGTTACAACTTTGGCGACCATGTATCTCTTCATGGGCCTGGCCCGGAGCCTCTCCAAAGGCGACTCGGTGTATACCTATCCTGCAAGCCAGGCTATGGGAACCACCTACATAGGTGGAAGCTTTCCTTTGCAGATAGTTTTCTACATCGTACTGGCATTTATTTTCTGGTTCATCCTCTCAAAAACAATATTGGGACGCAGCCTTTTCGGTATAGGCCTCAATGAAAATGCCACGTATTACAGCGGCGTCAACACGGATCGTGTTAAAATGATCACCTATCTTCTCAGCGGCCTCATGTGCGCCTTTGCAAGCATTGTCTGGCTCGGAAGGTTCACGAGCATCAAATATGACGCAGGTACCAGCCTCGGCTTAAAAGTGGTAACAGTAATAGTGTTAGGTGGAACAAGCATATTGGGCGGCGTCGGGGACATGAAAAGCACCATACTTGCAACTTTTATTATCGCGGTTCTTAACAGCGGCCTTACGGTATTGAATATCCCCATCACAACACAGACCATCGTGCACGGCATGATCCTGGTTATCAGCTTAATCAGCTACAGCGTACTGAATGATAAAGCAGGCCGGGCTATATCGGCCCCGAAGAAATTGGTATCCCGCGGCACTGCCGCTTGATATGAACTTTGTAAAAAGTTCAAATTTGTCTCAGGAGGATGATTATGAAGAAGATTTTCGGGTCAGCACTGATACTGCTGGCGGTGTGTTCAAGCCTGGCATTTGCTTCCGGCTCCAGTGCCTCAAGCGGTTTAAAAATTGCCATGCTGCCCAAGTTCAAAGGCGAAAACTATTTTGACGCCGTAAAAGTCGGAGCCCAGGAAGCGGTTGACGAGCTCAACAAGGGCGGAGCCGGAATCCAGTTCCTTTATGACGGCCCCACCCAGGATCAGGCCACCAACCAGAAACAGGTTGACATTCTCGAGGGCTGGATTGCCCAGAAAGTAAGTGTCATCATCGTATCCCCCAATGATCCCACCGCTATTGCGCCCACTCTCAAGAGGGCTCAGTCACAGGGAATCAAAGTGCTCACCTACGATGCGGACGCCCAGGCAGATGCCCGCGACCTCTTTGTAAACCAGGTAGTCTCTGCAGGCGTTGCCCAGGGTCTTGTAAAGAGTATGGCTGACAAACTCCAGGCCAAAGGTTACGGCCCCAGCAAAACCGCCAACCTTGCTATAGTATCTTCTGCCAAGACAGACGCCAACCAGCAGGAATGGCTGGCGGAAGTAAAAAAGCTTCTGGCCTCCAGCCAGTACAGCTGGATGGTCATCAGGAACGAAGACACCGATGTATACTATCCCGGCCCGGATGAGACCAACAACCTGACCCAGAGCGGCACCGTCATCGGGCGCATGGGCCCCGGAGCAGACCAGATTCAGGGCGCCATCGGCCTCACCTCCATGTCGGTCCCGGCCCTCGGCTCACAGTACGAAGCGGCTTCCCAGAAACCCGATCCCACCAAAGTGGCTATCACCGGTCTTGCAACCCCCAATGCCATCAAGAGCTATATCAAGAGTTCAAGCAATCCTCTTGATGCCGGCGTGCTTTGGAATTGCATGGATCTCGGTTACCTGGCCATTCAGAGCGGATATCAGATGTCAAAAGGAACCATTACCGGTTCTTCAGCATCGGTTACCGCAGGCCGCCTGGGCGCAAAAGACATCGCCAATAAAATGGTAGTCCTCGGCCCGGCCCTCGTGTTTGACGCTGCCAACGTAGATAAGTTCAATTACTAAAAAGGGTTTAAGGCATCATGACTTCCAGGGAAAGAGTTTTACGGGCTTTCGGCAAAATGGCCGGCAAGCCCGATCGCGTGCCCATTCAGTTTGACCTGTGCAAGAGCTTAATCGAGCACTTCAGCAAACAGTACGGAATCGAAAGTGATTATTCGATTTCCTATTACGAAGATTTGAGTTACAGGATTTCTGCAAACGAACTCCGTACAAAAATGGGAAGCGATTGCATTGTTGTGGGTGGAGAGGTGGCAAGCGATTTTACATCTCAAAAAATCCGCGACAATGTTGCTACCAATGAACTTGGAATGCACATGATGCCTACCTCTCTCTATGTAGAAGTAGTTAAATGCCCCCTTGACGGCGTGGAGGATGCAAAAGATGTAGAAGCCTACAATCTTCCCAATCCCCGCGCCCCGGGGCGTTTTGAAAAAGCCAAGAGGGACATTGCCCGTTTCGGCAAAGATTATTTTGTCATAGGGGACTGCGAAATCTCCCTCTTCGAAATGGCATGGCACCTCACGGGGCTTGAAAATTACATGATGGGCCTTGCGGGCGAAGAGGACTGGGTCGAAGCCCTGAATGACAAAGTCGAGCAGTTTTCAACAGGCATCTGCGAAGAACTGGTAAAAGCAGGGGTCGATGCCATCTGGCTCGGCGAAGATTTAGGCAGCCAGGTCTCAACCCTCATATCCCCGTCTATGTGGCGCCAATTCTTCCGGCCCCGCTATGAACGGCTCATTAAAAAACTCAAAGCCATTAATCCCGGTATCATCATCATCATGCACAGCGACGGCGCGGTAGCTCCCCTTCTGGACGACTTTATCGAAATGGGCATAGGGGTCTTTAACCCCGTGCAGCCCAATGTCCCCGGTTCCGACCCCGCAGAGCTGGCTCAAAAATACGGAGGCCGCATCAATTTCTTCGGCGGTATAGACCAGCAGGGCCTACTCCCCGCAGGCAACATTGCAGCCATCGAAAAGGAAATGCGCCGCTATGCGGAAACCTTGGGCAAAAACGGCGGTTACCTCATGGCCCCGGCCCACATCATCCAGGCCGATGTAAATCCTGAGACTGTAGAAGCTATGCTGAGGATTGCCAAGACATTGACCTGACCCAGGGGACTTACTTTAAGCGATGTGTTTGCAGGATGATGCTAACACTGTTTTAGTGAACTATAAAATCAATCATTCTTATAGTATATTCAGGTGATGGCTGGCTTTGCGTCTCTCCTTTCAGAACCGTTTTTCTCTATCCAGTATGATCCGGAAAAGGCATGCTTTGCGCGGAACATCCCCCGTAATGCCGAAGATCTGGGCGGAGGAAAGTTTAGGCGGGATGGAGAATCCTTCAGGCTGCCTGAAGATCATGCCGGGGAATATCAGATTTTTGAAAGCAAGATTATCAATGCCAGGGATGCGGCGGCCCTTGCCAGGAGGGGGTATAACCCGCTGATTAAGACAGGGCCGAGCATGGCTGAACGGGGCGACCGTCTTATGGAATTGGGGATAAATGGCGGCCTCCCGGCGCTGGGCAAAAAAATGCGTCCCGGCGCCAGGGTCGATATCCGGAAACTTCCCCAAGAGGCAGAACTCTGCATCATCTGGCAGGAAAAAATCCCCCAGGCCAAGTGGCTGCCCCTTGAAGGGCTTCCCAATTACAGGTTCTATGACAATAAAATTTACGAAGTTATCCCTGACGACGCCTTATCCCGGCTTTTTCCGCTGCGGCCTGACGGCAGCCGTTCCGCCCTTGTTTTAAAGGATGAGGAGATACCGGCTTTTGCGGATGATTATGCAAAGCTCATCTATGTATTTGCGGAAGAAAAACTCTATAGCTTCCTTTCCCAGAACAATCTTTTTGTGGACGGGGCAAAAATTTCCCTCATTCTTCGCTGTGCCCCTGTAATGGAAAATGGCGTGGGCAGGGCTATGGCTTCTCCTGCATTAAAATATGGGAAAAAGCTCTACTCGCCCCAGGTCTTGTCAAAAAAGTTCCGGCAAAGGTACATGGCACTTGATAACCAGTGGGTAAGGCGGGAAGCCCTGGAAAGCATAGGCATTGGCCCTTTGGGCAGGTACATTTCCGGGGAAGCCCTCTCGCCATTCAAAGTCAAGCCAAAAGAAATCATTCAGAGGGGAAGCGAAAAGACCCAGGGACTTTGGCAGGGTTTTGAATGGGACAAGGATCGCTGGGTCCGGTATGGAAGCGAAAATGAAATATTTTGCAGCCATTTGGAATTCCTCAGAGTCTGGGGCATACAAGGCGGAATAGTTTCGGGGGGCAGGGAAAAAACTGCATCCTACACTGCCGAATGGCTCAGATCCATTGAAGGCGAAACAAGCAAACAAAGAGTGTTACTCATAGTGCCAAAAAGTTTTTGGGATCACTGGCTCAAAAAAGAGCTGCCCCGGCTTTTTTTTGAGCGTCATGACAGCGCGGCAGCAGTATGGGACCCGGCCTTCAGGGGCATAGGGGTTGCCTTTTACAGCGAGATTTCCAAACACAAAAACACCGTACCCTGGGATATTATTGTCCCCATAGGAATGGAAGAAGCCCTTGCAGGGGAAACAGGATTCAGGGACGATCTTTATCAGGCTATTTGCCAAATACCAGCCCGGCTCAGGCTGGGGGTCTTCT is drawn from Leadbettera azotonutricia ZAS-9 and contains these coding sequences:
- a CDS encoding Fur family transcriptional regulator, with amino-acid sequence MILGSRKHSKKRDAILGLIRATETHPGAQWVYDQLKPSIPDLSLGTVYRNIAIFKEEGLVESVGVVSGEERFDADTSPHPHAVCKKCGKVTDLSEEVQAELIRNFSVNIPGFSIDKRNTVFYGICMECNEETAALGR
- a CDS encoding NADH peroxidase, producing the protein MKKWVCTVCGYVFTGDQPPEACPQCKAPASKFKEQTATGGFAAEHVVGVAKGVEKDIADDLRAHFNGECSEVGMYLAMSRVAEREGYPEVAEAYKRYAFEEAEHAAKFAELLGEVITDSTKKNLELRVEAEHGACAGKTDIAKRAKEKGYDAIHDTVHEMARDEARHCAGFTGLLKRYF
- a CDS encoding helix-turn-helix domain-containing protein, which translates into the protein MSKTSYSLGMKGQGSENKLSFLHYIPSSSEDAKLGMFCVSAGSVETRPNTPYPPNRGNHPAIYRSVAEGRSLPDFNFVYITKGEGTFEAEGKTYHILPGSMILLLPGLKHKYKPAPETGWHEYWVGFNGDFFKRFLDQGLLSKDHFFINLGLKDYIISLYNRILDEVKAQQPLFQIKACACILDIISEILTYERRRDQPNYYQKIVEKAKSLMIANVYGSINLTAIADQIGISTSWLNEVFKTYTSMTPYQYYIHIKIQKAQSLLEQEGVTIQSAALDLGFEDPYHFSHLFKNKTGMSPSAWRKNALRENNIN
- a CDS encoding L-rhamnose mutarotase; translated protein: MERFVWKARLLPGKREEYIRRHDEIWPEMTELLNKAGIHNYTIWRAGDELIGYYEAEKGIAFASSTQAESPLVDKWNEYMKDVMVMEKDPATGTHYALEQVFYHK
- a CDS encoding sugar ABC transporter ATP-binding protein, which gives rise to MQELAMRLESIVKTFPGVIALENMNFELKAGEIHAICGENGAGKSTLMKVVSGVYEPDTGKIFLFGKEVTIKGPLDALSKGVGIIYQETSLFEAMTVLENLFLGREIVKKAGPFSILDYKAMAAQVEEIFKTLGMTLSPDEKIKHLGMAQKQMVEIAKALTFKSRILILDEPTASLTQQEVDSLFNVIRDLRSKGVSIVYISHRLEEIFTLCDRVTVIRDGRYISTREVSKTNKDELVADMVGRSMDNYYPKTNVEIGGELLSVKGLNCKELLHNIDFNVRKGEILGFAGLAGSGRTELAQALCGFTPIESGDIRLEGKNVRLTSYKQAMQNGLVYVSEDRGKYGVILRMSVKDNIVMPQLDKISRLGVINTIEEYAVAEKMRNEVGIKAPNTNFPVNNLSGGNQQKVSVSKALALNPKLLLLDEPTRGVDVNAKAEIHRIISNMAASGLTIMMISSELPELIGMCDRIYVMKDGTIAGSFNRSEFSQEEILHVALATVA
- a CDS encoding ABC transporter permease, whose protein sequence is MNTKKILTAEAYLGLFLLAILLLLAVFTKGFFSINNVMSMLNRFSYVLIAAIGMNLIIITSNIDVSAGALISVVCLVLAALGKLGLGLPVLLPAAIITGGLLSLINAVFITKFRIPAIVATLATAQLFSGILPLVVEGSLYDLPASFTWLAFEAKIFGIFPASVLLMFIIAIAALVFMNYSRLSKKIYAVGNNPEAARLAGIDVNKVVIIAYVIAGCLFGITGTIIATAGQRVTTTMGTGLEMTFIAAVVLGGTSVAGGSGKILGTIFGTAVLSVISPATNYLGISSDWSDAIMGAIIIVAVIVSALRKEVRHG
- a CDS encoding ABC transporter permease, giving the protein MDNEQKSKFKFTFNWILAAILVILFITISAINSVFLSFGYLAGIMLRNIVEIGLLALPGTLIVITGGIDLSMGSTLVLSAMVGGMAAVTFGSAGGIIATLLTGAGCGLFNGFLIAKIKISPMVTTLATMYLFMGLARSLSKGDSVYTYPASQAMGTTYIGGSFPLQIVFYIVLAFIFWFILSKTILGRSLFGIGLNENATYYSGVNTDRVKMITYLLSGLMCAFASIVWLGRFTSIKYDAGTSLGLKVVTVIVLGGTSILGGVGDMKSTILATFIIAVLNSGLTVLNIPITTQTIVHGMILVISLISYSVLNDKAGRAISAPKKLVSRGTAA
- a CDS encoding autoinducer 2 ABC transporter substrate-binding protein, whose product is MKKIFGSALILLAVCSSLAFASGSSASSGLKIAMLPKFKGENYFDAVKVGAQEAVDELNKGGAGIQFLYDGPTQDQATNQKQVDILEGWIAQKVSVIIVSPNDPTAIAPTLKRAQSQGIKVLTYDADAQADARDLFVNQVVSAGVAQGLVKSMADKLQAKGYGPSKTANLAIVSSAKTDANQQEWLAEVKKLLASSQYSWMVIRNEDTDVYYPGPDETNNLTQSGTVIGRMGPGADQIQGAIGLTSMSVPALGSQYEAASQKPDPTKVAITGLATPNAIKSYIKSSSNPLDAGVLWNCMDLGYLAIQSGYQMSKGTITGSSASVTAGRLGAKDIANKMVVLGPALVFDAANVDKFNY
- a CDS encoding uroporphyrinogen decarboxylase family protein; its protein translation is MTSRERVLRAFGKMAGKPDRVPIQFDLCKSLIEHFSKQYGIESDYSISYYEDLSYRISANELRTKMGSDCIVVGGEVASDFTSQKIRDNVATNELGMHMMPTSLYVEVVKCPLDGVEDAKDVEAYNLPNPRAPGRFEKAKRDIARFGKDYFVIGDCEISLFEMAWHLTGLENYMMGLAGEEDWVEALNDKVEQFSTGICEELVKAGVDAIWLGEDLGSQVSTLISPSMWRQFFRPRYERLIKKLKAINPGIIIIMHSDGAVAPLLDDFIEMGIGVFNPVQPNVPGSDPAELAQKYGGRINFFGGIDQQGLLPAGNIAAIEKEMRRYAETLGKNGGYLMAPAHIIQADVNPETVEAMLRIAKTLT
- a CDS encoding tellurite resistance TerB C-terminal domain-containing protein; the encoded protein is MAGFASLLSEPFFSIQYDPEKACFARNIPRNAEDLGGGKFRRDGESFRLPEDHAGEYQIFESKIINARDAAALARRGYNPLIKTGPSMAERGDRLMELGINGGLPALGKKMRPGARVDIRKLPQEAELCIIWQEKIPQAKWLPLEGLPNYRFYDNKIYEVIPDDALSRLFPLRPDGSRSALVLKDEEIPAFADDYAKLIYVFAEEKLYSFLSQNNLFVDGAKISLILRCAPVMENGVGRAMASPALKYGKKLYSPQVLSKKFRQRYMALDNQWVRREALESIGIGPLGRYISGEALSPFKVKPKEIIQRGSEKTQGLWQGFEWDKDRWVRYGSENEIFCSHLEFLRVWGIQGGIVSGGREKTASYTAEWLRSIEGETSKQRVLLIVPKSFWDHWLKKELPRLFFERHDSAAAVWDPAFRGIGVAFYSEISKHKNTVPWDIIVPIGMEEALAGETGFRDDLYQAICQIPARLRLGVFFSPAEIYKVNNSKTLKAFFGIRGNLTEFEKYLIRECGDFLSVPQGFEYGGINILRPPSPWGKDQKLPDNCFVIGSGRFIIESRFQNIPYHFVSEASDKKLRDIILCMGGRKPEEAMAELGQFLIKAQSKQKELKKYLPQWLLDFAVIYKCPLADLKDFLGFENTPPILRDLYLHKKYIEENNILKFKDFSFLIPQKILVGAFRRSDDGHLLDEAIESAVNTADRMLRSNYGKKLLEFFYPLPARKESFRAFEKIDGMGKNVYTAEWISFSHHKPLKAFLGALSVWIEHRLRKEKDFGPSENTPMLDPLWGYLSGLGQEPKAEDSIVRIELESEKIKRLREESNAVMELLKVENPLDYSEYRMENFETLSSAILLGDETEAGVKNNFSMPAFIETLGEADKACLELISAGASQKDIEELALGWGTMAEVIIDGINEHFIEEKGDLLIENTLDEKPLIQAEYRDEVLWALTFQKD